In the genome of Fulvivirga maritima, one region contains:
- a CDS encoding RNA polymerase sigma factor: MIKTITLNSLNTARHMTEDDITQEQRVIEASKKDAKAFGAIYDQYYEGIFNFIYRRTDDEDLTADICSQTFLKALQNIKKYEFRGLPFSAWLYRIASNEVNKHFNKNKRNKIFSVEEERVFELFEQSDSEFSEEQIRLLIATLRELPTETIEVLELRFFEERSFKEIAFILNIGESGAKMRLYRAVEKLKKHFKVNWEQ, encoded by the coding sequence ATGATCAAAACCATTACCTTGAATAGCTTGAATACGGCCAGACATATGACCGAGGACGATATTACTCAGGAACAACGAGTGATAGAAGCATCTAAAAAAGATGCGAAGGCATTTGGTGCGATCTATGATCAGTATTATGAAGGTATATTTAATTTTATATACAGAAGAACTGATGATGAAGATCTGACAGCAGATATCTGTTCTCAAACTTTTTTAAAGGCATTGCAGAACATAAAGAAATATGAGTTTAGAGGCTTGCCTTTTTCTGCCTGGCTTTATAGAATAGCGAGTAACGAGGTAAATAAGCACTTTAATAAAAATAAAAGGAATAAAATATTTAGTGTAGAAGAAGAACGAGTGTTCGAGCTTTTTGAGCAGAGTGACAGTGAGTTTAGTGAGGAGCAAATCCGATTACTCATAGCTACATTAAGAGAACTTCCTACAGAAACTATTGAGGTGCTGGAGTTAAGGTTTTTTGAAGAAAGAAGTTTTAAAGAGATCGCTTTTATATTGAATATAGGAGAAAGTGGTGCGAAAATGCGTCTATACAGGGCTGTTGAAAAGTTAAAAAAGCATTTTAAAGTCAACTGGGAGCAATAA
- a CDS encoding zinc-dependent metalloprotease, with protein sequence MKTIVNKLLFLFPIIFLSCAASNSGSSSESGSTTGGIDQKTAGMKKYEGYFSFYYDEKSDKIFLEIDKLGEEFLYVNSLAAGVGSNDIGLDRNQLGNDRVVKFERRGPKILLVQPNYKYRAISESEDERDAVRDAFAQSVLYGFKLVAEEEGKVLVDATDFFISDSHHVTSTLKRSKQGSYSLDKSRSALYLPKTKAFPKNSEFEATLTFSGEAQGGYIRSVTPTSSAITVRVHHSFVELPDSDYEPRKFDPRAGYFSTSYYDYATPIGEPLEKRFITRHRLKKKDPNAAISEPVEPIIYYMDRGTPEPIRSALMEGASWWNQAFEAAGYKNAFQVKLLPADADPLDVRYNVINWVHRSTRGWSYGSSVVDPRTGEIIKGHVLLGSLRVRQDYLIAEGLLAPYKNSTSVPKEMEEMALARLRQLAAHEVGHTLGLAHSYTSSSENRASVMDYPHPLIKITNGEIDLSDAYDDKIGAWDKVAINYGYRDFSSNENEKTELNKIIQESLKNGLTFLSDQDARPKGGAHPYAHLWDNGKSPVTELNHILEVRRIALNNFGENNIQTGTPYAELEEVLAPVYFLHRYQTEAVSKIIGGLNYRYALRGDGQPVTELIDANEQKLALGALLSTITPERLMLTEDLLKIIPPRPLGYRRSRELTEIRTSLTFDPLTAAESAAQMTFGLLFNHSRAQRLIEHHARNSEQPGLEYVIDQVIAATWEQKPSNNTYKAEIQRTVNDALLTQLMGLAANEESSEQAKAIVYYKLDELKTWLNSIMKKSDELQKAHFAYAVHKIEAFQNEPEKYKLPMVVDTPDGSPIGSY encoded by the coding sequence ATGAAAACAATAGTGAATAAGCTCCTTTTTCTATTCCCCATTATATTCTTAAGCTGCGCCGCTTCTAACTCAGGATCATCATCTGAGTCAGGCTCCACAACAGGCGGAATCGACCAAAAAACCGCTGGAATGAAGAAATACGAGGGATATTTCTCATTTTACTATGATGAAAAATCCGATAAAATATTTCTGGAAATAGATAAGCTGGGTGAAGAATTTCTTTACGTTAACTCACTGGCGGCAGGAGTAGGATCTAATGACATAGGCCTTGACAGAAACCAGCTGGGTAATGACAGGGTAGTGAAATTTGAAAGAAGAGGCCCGAAAATTTTATTAGTTCAGCCCAATTATAAATACCGAGCCATCAGTGAAAGTGAAGATGAAAGAGATGCCGTAAGAGATGCTTTTGCCCAATCAGTACTTTATGGCTTTAAACTAGTAGCCGAAGAAGAAGGAAAGGTATTAGTAGATGCCACTGACTTTTTCATTTCTGACTCACACCATGTCACCAGCACTCTAAAAAGAAGTAAACAAGGAAGTTATTCACTAGACAAATCACGATCTGCTCTTTATTTACCCAAAACCAAGGCATTCCCAAAAAATTCTGAGTTTGAAGCCACACTCACATTTTCCGGCGAAGCTCAGGGAGGCTATATCAGAAGTGTAACACCTACTTCATCAGCTATCACCGTAAGGGTTCACCATTCATTTGTAGAGCTACCAGACAGTGACTATGAACCAAGAAAATTTGATCCTCGAGCAGGTTATTTTTCTACCTCTTACTATGATTATGCAACACCAATTGGTGAACCACTGGAAAAAAGATTTATCACCAGGCATCGGTTAAAAAAGAAAGATCCTAATGCTGCGATAAGTGAGCCAGTAGAACCAATTATTTATTACATGGATCGAGGCACTCCTGAACCTATTCGCTCAGCACTAATGGAAGGAGCCAGCTGGTGGAATCAAGCTTTTGAAGCTGCTGGTTATAAAAATGCCTTTCAGGTAAAATTACTTCCTGCTGATGCTGACCCATTAGATGTACGCTACAATGTTATCAACTGGGTACACCGATCTACGCGGGGCTGGTCTTACGGTTCATCAGTAGTAGACCCCCGTACCGGAGAAATCATTAAAGGTCATGTGCTGTTGGGCTCATTAAGAGTAAGGCAAGATTACCTGATAGCAGAAGGACTTTTAGCTCCTTATAAAAATAGCACTTCGGTACCTAAAGAAATGGAAGAAATGGCTTTGGCTCGCCTCCGACAGCTAGCAGCTCATGAAGTAGGCCACACACTTGGCTTAGCACATAGCTATACTTCCAGTTCAGAAAATAGGGCTTCGGTGATGGATTATCCACACCCGCTCATTAAAATAACCAATGGAGAAATAGACCTATCAGATGCTTATGATGATAAAATAGGCGCTTGGGATAAAGTAGCCATCAACTACGGATACAGAGACTTTTCTTCTAATGAGAATGAAAAAACCGAACTCAATAAAATAATACAAGAGTCATTAAAAAATGGTCTTACTTTTCTATCTGATCAAGACGCAAGACCAAAAGGGGGAGCCCATCCTTATGCACACCTCTGGGACAATGGCAAAAGTCCTGTAACTGAACTGAACCACATTTTGGAAGTGAGAAGAATTGCACTTAACAATTTTGGAGAGAACAACATCCAAACAGGTACTCCTTATGCAGAACTGGAAGAAGTATTAGCACCCGTCTATTTCCTACACCGATACCAGACTGAAGCCGTTTCTAAAATAATAGGCGGCCTCAACTACAGGTATGCGCTTCGTGGCGATGGACAGCCTGTCACTGAACTTATAGATGCCAATGAACAGAAGCTCGCTTTAGGAGCCTTACTTTCCACTATAACCCCAGAACGGCTTATGCTTACCGAAGATCTTCTAAAAATAATTCCTCCTCGTCCCTTAGGGTACCGCAGAAGCCGTGAGCTAACTGAAATTCGGACCTCACTCACTTTCGACCCTCTTACCGCAGCCGAAAGTGCTGCTCAAATGACTTTCGGGCTACTATTCAACCACTCACGCGCACAAAGATTGATAGAACATCATGCACGCAATAGCGAGCAGCCTGGCTTGGAGTATGTCATAGATCAGGTAATAGCTGCCACTTGGGAGCAAAAACCATCTAATAACACCTACAAAGCCGAAATCCAAAGAACTGTAAATGATGCCTTACTCACTCAACTTATGGGGTTAGCCGCAAATGAAGAAAGCAGTGAGCAGGCCAAAGCCATCGTCTATTATAAACTAGACGAACTAAAAACCTGGCTTAACTCCATTATGAAAAAATCCGATGAACTACAAAAAGCACATTTCGCTTATGCTGTTCATAAAATAGAAGCATTTCAAAACGAACCTGAAAAATATAAGTTACCTATGGTGGTTGATACACCTGACGGATCGCCTATAGGCAGTTATTAA
- a CDS encoding ATP-binding cassette domain-containing protein: MNSLLLKFENAVAGYGIAHSIPPIDIEIHEGEHAILVGENEKRKAEFMDAVAGKISIPKGRLYYHFSDNYCKADIKKPIASVLARHDFKSLDAEKKFYYQQRYNSSDSENSETVSEYLAKIKSFRKKPYWTIPKVVKRLNLKPLEDEALIKLSNGETRKVLLAAALLKNPAILLLDNPMTGLDKESRAFFNSLIPDISYSGVTIIMNSSELDIPEEIEKAIIFKNNQPIQKVKTREAEGYLQSEEALNIPKDDLEKLMQHNHTAYESIIKMNDVKVKYGSKLILDHINWTVKQGERWALTGRNGAGKSTLLSLINGDNPQAYANEIFLFDKKKGSGESIWDLKAKIGFVSPELFQYFPRHLTCGHVIATAFYLRMVSIPALPNDRKEKILQWMNLFNIDQYFNEKFYSVSINIQRLCLLARALITNPVLLILDEPFQGFTHNQKMYHKKIIDTICEQSDITLIFVSHYEEEIPESVTNTIRLIDGKQA; this comes from the coding sequence ATGAATTCACTACTACTGAAATTTGAAAATGCCGTAGCAGGTTACGGCATTGCTCACTCCATACCACCTATTGATATTGAAATACATGAAGGAGAACATGCGATTCTTGTAGGTGAAAACGAAAAACGGAAAGCAGAATTTATGGATGCCGTAGCTGGAAAAATATCCATTCCTAAAGGCAGGCTTTATTACCATTTTTCTGACAATTACTGCAAAGCTGATATCAAAAAGCCTATTGCTTCTGTACTGGCACGTCATGATTTTAAAAGCCTGGATGCCGAAAAAAAATTCTACTATCAGCAAAGGTATAATTCATCTGATTCAGAAAACTCTGAAACAGTATCAGAGTATCTGGCTAAAATTAAGTCATTTAGGAAAAAGCCCTATTGGACTATTCCTAAAGTGGTAAAAAGGCTGAACCTAAAACCACTGGAAGATGAAGCACTTATAAAACTATCTAATGGAGAAACCCGCAAAGTACTATTGGCCGCAGCCTTATTAAAGAACCCGGCCATCTTACTTTTGGACAACCCCATGACGGGTCTCGACAAGGAAAGTAGAGCTTTTTTCAACTCTCTCATTCCTGACATATCTTATTCTGGAGTAACCATTATCATGAATTCCTCTGAACTCGATATTCCGGAAGAAATAGAAAAGGCCATTATTTTTAAAAATAACCAACCTATACAAAAAGTAAAGACTAGAGAAGCAGAAGGGTACTTACAATCAGAAGAAGCGCTAAATATTCCTAAAGATGATCTGGAAAAACTAATGCAGCACAACCATACAGCTTATGAAAGCATCATAAAAATGAATGATGTAAAGGTAAAGTATGGCAGCAAGTTAATTTTAGACCACATTAATTGGACTGTTAAGCAAGGGGAGCGCTGGGCTCTGACAGGCCGAAATGGAGCAGGAAAATCTACTTTACTAAGCCTTATTAATGGAGACAACCCTCAAGCTTATGCCAATGAAATCTTTCTTTTTGACAAGAAAAAGGGATCCGGTGAAAGTATATGGGATTTAAAAGCAAAAATAGGGTTTGTATCTCCCGAATTATTTCAATACTTCCCTCGTCACCTGACTTGTGGACATGTAATAGCCACTGCTTTTTATCTTAGAATGGTATCTATTCCGGCATTACCCAATGACCGAAAAGAGAAAATTCTGCAATGGATGAACCTTTTTAATATTGATCAATATTTTAACGAAAAATTCTATTCCGTTTCTATCAACATTCAGCGCTTATGCCTATTAGCCAGGGCTTTGATCACCAATCCGGTGCTACTAATTTTAGACGAACCATTTCAAGGCTTTACTCATAATCAGAAAATGTACCATAAAAAAATTATAGATACCATTTGCGAACAAAGCGACATTACACTCATTTTCGTTAGCCACTATGAGGAGGAAATACCTGAAAGTGTTACTAACACAATCAGGCTAATAGATGGAAAACAGGCCTAA